One Vibrio quintilis DNA segment encodes these proteins:
- a CDS encoding Lrp/AsnC family transcriptional regulator has protein sequence MDKFDQHIIQILKADARCSVSEIAKQVNLSRSAVTARIRKLEEDRVITGYHAQVSLSQESPAQICAYLALKFDTSSSGIHDCTTYANSLSLIDGIQWCHGISGETDLMLYVQVANMGRLKEIIDTIYTYPHLRQLVTHTVIHEFFHHTTEK, from the coding sequence ATGGATAAATTTGATCAACATATCATTCAGATACTCAAAGCTGACGCACGTTGTTCTGTCAGCGAGATTGCCAAACAGGTGAATTTATCCCGCTCCGCAGTGACGGCAAGGATCAGGAAGCTGGAAGAAGACCGCGTGATTACCGGGTATCATGCTCAGGTGTCGTTATCTCAGGAATCACCGGCACAAATTTGTGCCTATCTTGCTTTGAAATTTGATACGTCATCATCAGGTATACATGACTGCACAACTTATGCGAATTCTTTAAGTCTGATTGATGGTATTCAGTGGTGTCATGGAATTAGCGGAGAAACGGACTTAATGCTTTATGTTCAGGTTGCAAATATGGGCAGGCTAAAAGAAATTATTGATACAATTTACACATATCCGCATTTAAGACAGCTGGTTACTCATACCGTTATTCATGAATTCTTTCATCATACAACAGAAAAGTAA
- a CDS encoding outer membrane protein — MKKAMIYLLFFVCTNAFAQYNLSESLRLSGFGTLSVSRSDSSVPIFTYRDIKDETCYDCDTTLGLQGDWLISDTLRSSVQIVKRPQDHFSDPELEWAYLAYTKGDLTAKVGRQRLPFFISSEYYYVSAAYPWARAPHNVYDNVQGMTHYDGLALEQQFWLSDQTQIKISPYLATKDKNDFELYGQEFGFETTTGKGLAIDLYKDENQLHFSYFSATADNTKNGYLLVRRKLNLISLGFKTIYDNFSLSLETLYQKDLLSNWYIGLAQEQGEFSPYVQYGEGHENYKNRSYLAGVRYNISPKVKLNLEWEYVQAPKTNANGFFSAIQLGNIDGDSNIVSLSLSFLF, encoded by the coding sequence ATGAAAAAGGCAATGATTTATCTTCTGTTTTTTGTGTGCACCAATGCTTTTGCCCAATATAATCTGAGCGAATCTCTCCGCTTAAGTGGGTTTGGTACCTTGAGTGTCAGCCGTTCTGACTCCTCTGTTCCTATATTCACTTACCGGGATATCAAAGATGAAACCTGTTACGATTGTGATACAACATTAGGTTTACAGGGCGACTGGCTCATCAGTGACACATTGCGCAGTTCGGTACAAATTGTAAAAAGGCCACAGGACCATTTCTCAGACCCGGAACTGGAATGGGCTTATCTCGCCTATACTAAAGGTGATCTGACTGCGAAAGTGGGCCGTCAAAGATTACCATTCTTTATTTCCTCAGAATATTATTATGTTTCAGCCGCTTACCCTTGGGCGCGTGCACCTCATAATGTCTATGACAATGTGCAGGGCATGACCCACTATGATGGTCTGGCACTGGAACAACAATTCTGGCTTTCCGACCAGACCCAGATCAAAATTTCACCTTATCTGGCTACGAAAGATAAAAATGATTTCGAACTTTATGGTCAGGAGTTTGGATTTGAAACCACAACCGGTAAAGGTTTAGCGATTGATCTGTACAAAGACGAAAATCAGCTTCACTTCAGCTATTTTTCAGCAACAGCGGATAACACCAAAAACGGTTACTTGCTGGTAAGACGCAAACTCAATCTGATTTCTCTTGGGTTTAAAACGATTTATGACAACTTTAGCTTGTCTCTGGAAACTTTATATCAGAAAGACTTACTGTCGAACTGGTATATTGGTCTGGCACAGGAGCAAGGTGAGTTTTCACCCTATGTTCAATATGGTGAAGGCCATGAAAATTATAAAAACCGATCATATCTGGCTGGTGTAAGGTACAATATTTCGCCGAAAGTTAAACTCAATCTGGAATGGGAATATGTCCAGGCACCGAAAACAAATGCAAATGGATTTTTCTCAGCGATACAGCTTGGGAACATCGACGGAGACAGCAATATTGTTTCCCTGTCGCTTTCGTTCCTGTTCTGA
- the iolB gene encoding 5-deoxy-glucuronate isomerase, with amino-acid sequence MSKLLSKYSDPAPDGCIQKITPANAGWEHVGFEVYELEPGQKLSVRDAGLEVCLVLVAGKATVTTDTATFEGIGDRMSPFERKKPYAVYVSPDDSCEVEALTQLELAVCKAPGRGTYETRLIAPDDIDAEARGQGNNQRFVHNILPDYAPADSLLVVEVYTDEGCTSSYPSHKHDTANEPQETYLEETYYHRLNPAQGFCMQRVYTDDRSLDESMAVYDKDVVKVPEGYHPVATIAGYDNYYLNVMAGPSRKWLFTWEADHEWVNGEDYQNKHSS; translated from the coding sequence ATGTCAAAACTGCTGTCAAAATATAGTGATCCGGCTCCGGACGGATGCATACAAAAAATAACGCCTGCCAATGCAGGCTGGGAACATGTTGGTTTTGAGGTCTATGAACTGGAACCCGGGCAAAAATTATCGGTACGGGATGCCGGGCTGGAAGTTTGTTTAGTGTTAGTTGCCGGGAAGGCAACAGTCACGACTGATACTGCGACATTTGAAGGTATCGGTGACCGGATGAGCCCGTTTGAGCGCAAAAAACCTTACGCGGTGTATGTATCTCCGGATGATAGCTGTGAAGTTGAAGCGTTAACTCAGCTGGAACTGGCCGTGTGCAAAGCGCCGGGGAGAGGCACCTATGAAACCCGCCTGATTGCGCCGGATGATATTGATGCTGAAGCCCGTGGCCAGGGGAATAATCAGCGGTTTGTGCACAATATACTGCCTGACTACGCACCGGCTGACAGCCTGCTGGTGGTCGAAGTATATACTGATGAAGGGTGTACCAGCTCTTACCCGAGCCATAAACATGATACCGCTAATGAGCCGCAGGAAACCTATCTGGAAGAGACTTATTATCACCGGCTGAACCCGGCTCAGGGGTTCTGTATGCAGCGTGTTTATACTGACGATCGCTCGCTGGATGAGTCGATGGCTGTGTATGACAAAGACGTGGTGAAAGTGCCGGAAGGTTATCACCCGGTCGCTACGATTGCCGGGTATGATAATTATTATCTGAATGTGATGGCCGGGCCATCAAGAAAATGGTTGTTTACCTGGGAAGCTGATCACGAATGGGTTAATGGCGAAGATTATCAAAACAAACATTCATCCTGA
- a CDS encoding dCMP deaminase family protein — MISKWAHRFYQMAELVASWSKDPSTQVGAVITRQNRIISVGFNGYPHGISDSVDIDDREMKYLKTLHAEENAILFAKRDLDGCDIYVTHFPCPNCAAKIIQTGISAVFCPEQTEDFLSRWGDKIQVSQDMFLQAGIKVHWLPLKELHHRQLRDE, encoded by the coding sequence ATGATATCAAAGTGGGCACATCGATTTTATCAAATGGCAGAATTAGTCGCTTCCTGGAGTAAAGACCCATCGACGCAGGTCGGTGCCGTGATTACCCGGCAAAACCGGATTATCTCAGTCGGGTTTAACGGCTATCCACATGGTATTTCTGATAGTGTCGATATTGACGATCGGGAAATGAAATATCTGAAAACCTTACATGCCGAAGAAAACGCCATTTTGTTTGCAAAACGGGATCTCGATGGATGTGATATTTACGTCACTCATTTCCCCTGTCCGAACTGTGCAGCAAAAATTATTCAAACCGGCATATCCGCCGTTTTCTGTCCGGAACAAACGGAGGATTTTCTCTCCCGCTGGGGAGACAAAATTCAGGTCAGCCAGGATATGTTTCTGCAGGCTGGCATCAAAGTTCACTGGCTGCCACTGAAAGAATTACACCACCGACAGCTCAGGGATGAATAG
- a CDS encoding ion transporter — MEAVSSSSSWLNVLKQTERSAWFQGFIVTIIIIAALTVGAKTYNLPAPVELTINYLDKLITLFFLVELTLRFISCENKRRFFHDAWNIFDTVIVVGSLLPISESDMILLARLLRVFRVLRLVSLIPDLRVLINALLKAIPKMGYIALLMFIIFYLFAAVGSIFFESVNETLWGDIAISMLTLFRIATFEDWTDVMYETMAVYPLSWIFYVVFIFLTAFVFLNMMVGVVLDVMTQETSQQEEQSQHNQHQDLMNEIKTLQQQMSHLSEQIAQQKRQEE; from the coding sequence ATGGAAGCTGTATCTTCCTCTTCTTCCTGGTTAAACGTTTTAAAACAAACAGAACGAAGTGCCTGGTTTCAGGGCTTTATTGTTACGATTATCATTATTGCCGCACTGACGGTGGGTGCCAAAACATATAATCTTCCGGCTCCTGTCGAGCTAACCATCAATTATCTCGACAAACTGATCACACTCTTCTTTTTAGTTGAACTCACCCTGCGTTTTATCTCATGTGAGAACAAACGTCGTTTCTTCCATGATGCATGGAACATTTTTGATACCGTCATTGTTGTTGGCAGCCTGCTGCCGATTTCAGAAAGTGACATGATTCTGCTGGCACGCCTGCTGCGGGTATTCCGGGTATTACGACTCGTCTCCCTGATTCCTGATTTACGGGTTCTGATCAACGCGCTGCTCAAAGCCATTCCCAAAATGGGCTATATCGCGCTGCTGATGTTTATTATTTTTTATCTGTTTGCTGCGGTCGGCTCTATTTTCTTTGAGTCTGTCAATGAAACCCTGTGGGGAGACATTGCGATTTCCATGCTAACGCTGTTCCGGATAGCAACTTTTGAAGACTGGACAGATGTGATGTATGAGACGATGGCTGTTTACCCGCTCAGCTGGATCTTTTACGTCGTGTTTATTTTCTTAACGGCGTTTGTTTTTCTGAATATGATGGTTGGTGTGGTTTTAGATGTGATGACTCAGGAAACATCACAACAGGAAGAACAGTCTCAGCACAATCAGCATCAGGATTTGATGAATGAAATCAAAACACTTCAGCAACAGATGAGCCATCTGAGTGAACAAATCGCACAACAAAAACGCCAGGAAGAATGA
- a CDS encoding ATP-binding protein, whose protein sequence is MISEEQRDRFTKLTEKLIDELKPYQGDLFSSVDKHVVIANLNELSHLVQQLNQVHGEDLSAQSMWGFDLMYEILAALQKQLDSQVSPKTYQLSAVFDYLSWFLYWVEREAWLMQDIRLHRKIDVSLRQDYFEAIARQQSYLDNFVNFGATGLQLEQITKLLSKKEFQRSGMLRDKIMRGQIEPEFLEQYINDLESQQNAIYQLFAGFSVTLSKTINQYVKEDKRSIQMTFAAIFLILCGLMWISISTSYRISSKLDLILQTMNRLNDKKSKNIEPIAVDGNDEFSRFIQSLNEIIQQLSEHEACLIQAKEEAIAANRAKSVFLANMSHEIRTPLNGIVGLTEILTMNGLKPGQRDIIADIETSSQTLLILINDILDLSKIESGRLTISSHTFNLKELVYDTVNLMKSNAVAQFNELQIKLDANLPDYVMTDEFRLKQILTNLLSNATKFTQEGYITTYVSFDADNSRLMFRVADTGIGIDAQKLPTIFELFRQEDDSITRRYGGTGLGLPICKQLLDLMNGSLDVESIKGKGSSFAFSLPVELPRQSSGEVINFNVDALLISNKSIYTQNIQQDSARMGIRLSTVESIQDIDKRLHQKPDFVLYCPCLTRSANREITELRLIYSESKIMICQHHLFMSRELINLADMNITLPFLGVRFEAAVRDALVVMSDLYDNHASKDHPGRAGTRILVVEDNLMNQKIASFFLDKADYEYTVVNNGQEALDVITQGGQYNAILMDCMMPVMDGLTATRKIRSWEIDNHHAHIPIIALTASVLDEDIEKCYEAGMDAYLPKPYKSEQLLKVFNELQVYSTGS, encoded by the coding sequence TTGATCAGTGAAGAACAACGTGACAGATTTACGAAGCTCACAGAAAAACTGATTGATGAATTAAAACCATATCAGGGAGATTTGTTTTCTTCGGTCGATAAACACGTGGTAATCGCTAATCTGAATGAGTTATCTCATTTGGTGCAGCAACTGAATCAGGTTCATGGTGAAGACCTGAGTGCTCAGTCCATGTGGGGCTTTGATTTGATGTATGAAATTCTTGCCGCGTTGCAAAAACAGCTGGATTCTCAGGTCTCACCAAAAACTTATCAGTTGTCGGCAGTATTTGATTATTTAAGCTGGTTTTTATACTGGGTCGAGCGGGAAGCATGGCTGATGCAGGATATTCGCCTGCACCGGAAAATTGATGTGTCTTTAAGACAGGACTATTTCGAAGCAATTGCCAGACAGCAAAGTTATCTGGACAACTTTGTTAATTTTGGCGCAACCGGATTACAGCTGGAACAGATAACTAAATTGTTGTCTAAAAAAGAATTTCAGCGTTCAGGCATGCTGCGGGATAAGATCATGCGTGGTCAGATTGAACCTGAATTTCTTGAGCAGTATATTAATGATCTTGAGAGTCAGCAAAATGCAATTTATCAGCTGTTTGCCGGCTTTTCAGTCACATTATCCAAAACAATTAATCAGTATGTGAAAGAGGATAAGCGCTCAATTCAGATGACGTTTGCAGCTATCTTTCTGATTTTGTGTGGACTGATGTGGATTAGTATCAGTACGTCTTACCGGATATCTTCCAAGCTGGATTTGATCCTGCAAACGATGAATCGCTTAAATGATAAAAAGAGCAAAAATATTGAGCCGATTGCTGTGGACGGAAACGATGAGTTTTCCCGTTTTATCCAAAGTCTGAATGAGATTATTCAACAGTTGTCCGAACATGAGGCCTGCCTGATTCAGGCAAAAGAAGAAGCGATTGCTGCAAACCGTGCCAAAAGTGTTTTTCTGGCGAATATGTCGCATGAAATCCGTACGCCGTTAAATGGGATTGTCGGATTAACGGAAATTTTAACCATGAATGGCCTGAAACCAGGGCAGCGGGATATTATTGCCGATATTGAAACGTCTTCCCAGACACTGCTGATTCTGATTAATGATATTCTTGATTTATCTAAAATTGAATCGGGTCGTTTAACGATTTCCAGCCATACCTTTAATTTGAAAGAGCTGGTTTATGATACTGTCAATCTGATGAAATCAAATGCTGTGGCACAGTTTAATGAACTGCAGATTAAACTTGATGCTAACCTGCCTGATTACGTGATGACTGATGAATTCAGACTCAAGCAGATTCTGACCAACTTGCTGTCTAATGCGACCAAGTTTACCCAGGAAGGCTACATTACCACTTATGTGTCGTTTGATGCGGATAATTCCCGGCTGATGTTCAGGGTTGCAGACACCGGGATTGGGATTGACGCGCAAAAGCTACCCACCATTTTTGAATTATTCCGGCAGGAAGATGACAGCATTACCAGAAGGTATGGTGGAACGGGTTTAGGATTGCCTATTTGTAAACAACTTCTCGATTTAATGAATGGTTCTCTGGATGTTGAATCCATTAAAGGGAAAGGCAGCAGCTTTGCTTTTTCTTTACCGGTAGAGTTACCGCGTCAGAGCTCCGGTGAAGTCATAAACTTTAATGTTGATGCTTTACTGATTTCAAACAAATCAATTTATACTCAAAATATTCAGCAGGACAGTGCGAGGATGGGTATCCGTTTGTCAACCGTTGAGTCGATTCAGGACATCGATAAGCGTTTGCATCAGAAGCCGGATTTTGTGCTTTATTGTCCCTGTTTAACACGGAGTGCAAATCGCGAAATTACAGAGTTGAGGCTGATTTACTCTGAGTCGAAGATCATGATCTGTCAGCATCACCTGTTTATGAGCCGGGAACTGATCAATCTTGCGGATATGAATATTACGCTGCCGTTTCTTGGTGTGCGCTTTGAGGCTGCTGTCAGAGATGCGCTGGTCGTCATGTCTGATCTTTATGATAATCATGCTTCAAAAGATCATCCCGGACGGGCCGGAACCCGGATTCTGGTTGTGGAAGATAATTTAATGAATCAGAAAATTGCCAGCTTTTTTCTGGATAAGGCAGATTATGAATATACGGTTGTTAACAATGGTCAGGAAGCGTTGGATGTCATCACACAGGGTGGCCAGTATAACGCAATTTTAATGGACTGTATGATGCCCGTGATGGACGGTTTAACAGCAACAAGAAAAATCCGTAGCTGGGAGATTGATAATCATCATGCACATATTCCAATCATTGCTCTGACGGCCAGTGTTTTAGATGAAGATATTGAAAAATGCTATGAAGCCGGTATGGATGCATACTTGCCCAAACCCTATAAGTCTGAGCAATTATTAAAAGTGTTTAATGAGCTGCAGGTCTATTCTACCGGCAGCTAA
- a CDS encoding YciI family protein translates to MFIVSLTYRCEVSEIEAHLAAHIDYLEQQYALGNFVASGRKVPRTGGVILADMPSKEALEAVLAEDPFKQHHLADYDVIEFIPTKTSEALASIRQSL, encoded by the coding sequence ATGTTTATTGTTTCTTTGACTTACCGGTGCGAAGTATCTGAGATTGAAGCACATCTCGCGGCACATATTGACTATCTTGAGCAGCAGTATGCCTTGGGTAATTTTGTTGCTTCCGGGAGAAAAGTACCCCGCACTGGTGGTGTGATTCTGGCTGATATGCCATCGAAAGAAGCGCTGGAGGCTGTTTTAGCGGAAGATCCTTTTAAACAGCATCACCTGGCTGATTATGATGTGATCGAATTTATACCGACTAAAACCAGTGAAGCGCTGGCATCGATTCGTCAGTCTTTGTAA
- the iolD gene encoding 3D-(3,5/4)-trihydroxycyclohexane-1,2-dione acylhydrolase (decyclizing) encodes MSTIKMTTAQALVKFMNQQYIEFDGSQHKFIHGVFTIFGHGNVLGLGQALEEDAGDLIVHQGCNEQGMAHAAMGFAKQNKRKKIYAVTSSVGPGAANMVTAAATATANRIPVLLLPGDTFATRQPDPVLQQVEQYHDASISTNDCFKPVSRYWDRINRPEQLMSAMINAMRVLTDPADTGAVTICLPQDVQAEAYDFPEYFFQKRIHRIERRPPTEAMIDDAVQLIQRKKKPLLVCGGGVRYSEAHETFRTFAETHNIPFGETQAGKSAVVYDHELNLGGIGTTGCLAANLIAKEADLIIGVGTRFTDFTTASKSLFQNPEADFLTINVSEFDASKLDATSVVADAKSALEAISTKLQTAGYTNGYTGEIRTAKQAWHEELERLFTLKVNDEFVPEVDGHFDNQLEEYRQALNTDLTQTRVLGILDQQLEDNAIVVGAAGSLPGDLQRLWQPKQPDTYHMEYGYSCMGYEIGAAVGAKIASPDQPVYTMVGDGSYMMLHSELQTSVQEGVKINVVLFDNASFGCINNLQMSQGMGSFGTENRFRDPQTGQMTGQLVPVDFARNAESYGCKTYRVYTEADLIEAIADAKRQTVSTLIDIKVLPKTMTHGYEAWWHCGTAQTAGKPEIVAAANEIRQVLKKARQY; translated from the coding sequence ATGAGCACGATAAAAATGACAACCGCACAAGCGCTGGTCAAATTTATGAATCAACAGTATATCGAGTTCGATGGCAGTCAGCATAAATTTATCCATGGTGTATTCACAATTTTTGGCCACGGTAACGTGCTCGGTCTGGGCCAGGCACTGGAAGAAGATGCCGGGGATTTGATTGTTCATCAGGGATGTAATGAACAGGGAATGGCCCATGCTGCAATGGGGTTTGCCAAACAGAATAAAAGAAAAAAAATCTATGCCGTCACTTCATCGGTCGGGCCGGGAGCTGCGAATATGGTCACAGCAGCAGCAACAGCAACAGCCAACCGGATTCCGGTTCTCCTGCTGCCGGGCGATACTTTCGCAACCCGTCAGCCAGATCCGGTCCTGCAACAGGTCGAGCAATATCATGATGCATCAATCAGTACCAATGACTGTTTTAAGCCCGTCTCCCGCTACTGGGACCGGATTAACCGGCCCGAGCAGCTGATGTCAGCGATGATCAATGCCATGCGGGTACTGACCGACCCGGCGGACACCGGCGCTGTGACGATTTGTCTTCCTCAGGACGTTCAGGCAGAAGCCTATGATTTTCCGGAATACTTCTTTCAGAAACGTATTCACCGCATTGAACGCCGCCCGCCGACAGAGGCGATGATTGACGATGCTGTTCAGCTGATTCAGCGTAAGAAAAAACCGCTGCTGGTGTGTGGCGGGGGCGTCCGTTACTCCGAAGCTCATGAAACTTTCCGGACGTTCGCTGAAACTCACAATATACCTTTTGGTGAAACGCAGGCCGGTAAAAGTGCGGTTGTTTACGATCACGAACTGAACCTCGGTGGTATTGGAACCACCGGCTGTCTGGCAGCCAACCTGATTGCCAAAGAAGCGGATCTGATTATTGGTGTCGGTACGCGGTTCACGGATTTCACAACGGCATCAAAATCCCTGTTCCAAAACCCGGAGGCAGATTTTCTGACCATCAATGTCTCTGAGTTTGATGCTTCCAAACTGGATGCAACTTCCGTTGTTGCCGACGCAAAATCAGCACTGGAAGCCATCAGCACGAAACTGCAGACCGCCGGATATACGAATGGATATACCGGAGAAATCAGAACTGCAAAACAAGCCTGGCACGAAGAGCTGGAACGCCTGTTTACCCTGAAGGTCAATGATGAGTTTGTTCCGGAAGTCGATGGTCATTTTGACAATCAGCTTGAAGAATATCGTCAGGCTCTGAATACCGACCTGACACAGACCCGGGTACTCGGGATCCTCGATCAACAGCTGGAAGACAATGCAATTGTTGTTGGCGCTGCAGGCTCACTGCCGGGCGATCTGCAACGTCTCTGGCAGCCGAAACAGCCTGACACCTATCATATGGAATATGGTTACTCCTGTATGGGATATGAAATCGGCGCAGCGGTAGGCGCCAAAATAGCCAGCCCGGATCAGCCGGTTTATACCATGGTTGGCGACGGCTCATACATGATGCTGCACTCAGAGCTGCAAACCTCGGTTCAGGAAGGGGTGAAGATCAATGTGGTGTTATTCGATAACGCATCCTTTGGCTGTATCAATAACCTGCAGATGAGCCAGGGCATGGGTAGCTTCGGCACGGAAAACAGGTTCAGGGATCCGCAAACCGGCCAGATGACGGGCCAGCTCGTTCCGGTAGATTTTGCCCGGAACGCCGAAAGTTACGGTTGTAAAACCTACCGTGTTTACACAGAAGCAGACTTAATTGAAGCGATTGCCGACGCGAAAAGGCAGACCGTTTCAACGCTGATTGATATCAAGGTTTTACCTAAAACAATGACCCATGGCTATGAAGCCTGGTGGCACTGCGGCACAGCACAGACAGCGGGAAAACCAGAAATTGTCGCGGCAGCCAATGAAATCAGACAGGTACTAAAGAAAGCACGTCAGTACTAA
- the yjeH gene encoding L-methionine/branched-chain amino acid transporter: protein MSQQLKKEITLLSGIGQLSTTLMGTGLFMIPAISAGIAGEMTSWAWLFLFIAVCPVALTFAALGKHYPNAGGTAHFVRIAFNKPQLGNAVTWLFLSVIPVGVPAAILLAGGFLQQLLPAPLNTSIYAQILTLCLLVVINLSGAKASGQLQTLIALSIFALVIALLWCSDITTADLVMPPLNITSVKPIAMALGVMFWCFVGIEAFAHMGEEFKNPGRDFPLSILAGCLIAGMAYWACSVVVIKWGAYGSPELENTAIPWLSQKLFGGQMTSVINLVGFFACFASINLYLQSLSRMLWSHARHYHPHHMLTRLSSRGIPANATLLIAGIILISILLEAFTHLDLSSFIKLANGVFIMIYLLAMISAWKLLTGIYKGLAGISLLLCSLVFLCLGWAVCYALIIFIAIAIPKRKQAPTSKPPLA, encoded by the coding sequence ATGTCCCAACAACTTAAAAAAGAAATTACCCTGCTTTCAGGAATCGGTCAATTATCCACAACACTCATGGGCACCGGTCTGTTTATGATTCCGGCTATCAGTGCCGGTATAGCCGGGGAAATGACTTCCTGGGCATGGCTGTTCCTGTTTATTGCCGTTTGCCCTGTGGCGCTGACTTTTGCCGCTTTAGGCAAGCATTATCCCAATGCAGGAGGAACCGCGCATTTTGTCAGAATCGCATTCAATAAGCCTCAGTTAGGTAATGCGGTCACATGGTTGTTTCTCAGCGTTATTCCGGTCGGCGTTCCGGCAGCAATTCTGCTGGCTGGCGGTTTTCTGCAACAACTATTACCCGCACCACTGAACACCAGTATCTATGCACAGATACTGACACTATGCCTGCTGGTCGTCATCAACCTCTCCGGAGCAAAAGCAAGCGGACAATTACAAACGCTGATCGCTCTCAGTATTTTTGCCCTGGTGATTGCACTACTCTGGTGTAGTGATATCACAACAGCAGATCTCGTCATGCCACCATTAAACATTACATCCGTCAAACCCATCGCGATGGCACTGGGCGTGATGTTCTGGTGTTTTGTAGGCATTGAAGCATTCGCCCATATGGGAGAGGAATTCAAAAATCCCGGACGGGATTTTCCTCTGTCAATACTGGCCGGTTGCCTGATTGCCGGGATGGCTTACTGGGCCTGCTCTGTTGTTGTGATCAAATGGGGTGCGTATGGCTCTCCTGAACTGGAAAATACAGCGATTCCCTGGCTAAGCCAGAAACTATTCGGGGGTCAAATGACTTCCGTCATTAACCTGGTCGGCTTTTTTGCCTGCTTTGCCAGTATAAATCTGTATCTGCAAAGTTTATCCCGGATGCTCTGGTCACATGCCAGACACTACCATCCACACCACATGCTGACCAGACTATCGTCCCGGGGTATCCCGGCCAATGCCACACTGCTGATTGCCGGCATTATCCTGATATCGATTCTGCTTGAAGCGTTCACCCACCTTGATCTCTCTTCATTTATTAAGCTGGCTAACGGCGTGTTCATTATGATTTACCTGCTGGCGATGATTTCAGCATGGAAGTTACTGACTGGTATTTATAAAGGGCTGGCCGGTATATCGCTGCTGCTTTGTTCGCTGGTGTTTCTGTGCCTTGGCTGGGCAGTCTGCTATGCACTTATCATTTTCATTGCCATTGCGATCCCCAAACGGAAACAGGCGCCAACTTCCAAGCCACCTTTAGCTTAG
- a CDS encoding DUF2569 domain-containing protein yields the protein MQKQHKHKLQGISGWLILVAFDVVVAPCWFVVYILSFYSEFFTEGYWTLLTHADSEYYTEGFAVSIVVLLAIGCFRIAAGLYAIYLFFHKKSVFPTLYIAILISIVVLNLGEVWFVQHFLNTDAGLNWLYGSVGSVLIWGLYLTRSKRVQHTFTEPCGRSHMAFWICSLFIVLYSGFSGYFYGINNEQAAQVTALKHTLSEIAGEINRVAPDMLDDEIRFDSVQANDLTLEYRYSLIEYEKKYMDVNKFSSIMIPRIIREDCLNKNIVVLMEQGAVLSHTYFDLNGERLAGVEVDREKCLAARLSRTPM from the coding sequence ATGCAAAAACAGCATAAACATAAATTACAGGGAATTTCCGGCTGGCTGATTCTGGTCGCTTTTGATGTGGTCGTCGCACCATGCTGGTTTGTTGTTTATATTCTCTCTTTCTACTCAGAATTTTTTACCGAAGGCTACTGGACATTGCTGACCCACGCAGATTCTGAGTATTACACCGAAGGTTTTGCCGTCTCAATTGTTGTCCTGCTGGCGATTGGGTGCTTCAGGATTGCTGCCGGATTGTATGCAATTTATCTTTTCTTCCACAAAAAATCGGTGTTCCCGACTTTATATATCGCTATTTTGATCAGTATTGTTGTGCTGAATCTCGGGGAAGTCTGGTTTGTTCAACATTTCTTAAATACGGATGCCGGGCTGAACTGGCTGTATGGTTCTGTCGGCTCTGTTTTAATCTGGGGACTGTATCTGACCCGATCAAAGCGGGTACAGCATACATTTACCGAGCCATGTGGCAGAAGTCATATGGCTTTTTGGATCTGCAGTTTATTCATTGTCTTATACTCGGGTTTTAGTGGTTATTTTTACGGAATCAATAATGAGCAGGCTGCGCAGGTGACGGCTTTAAAGCATACCTTGTCTGAAATTGCCGGAGAAATTAACCGGGTTGCGCCGGATATGCTGGATGATGAGATTCGCTTCGATTCTGTACAGGCCAATGATCTAACACTGGAATATCGTTATTCGCTGATCGAATATGAAAAAAAATATATGGATGTGAATAAATTCTCTTCAATCATGATTCCGCGGATCATCCGGGAAGATTGCCTGAATAAAAATATTGTGGTTTTGATGGAGCAGGGGGCGGTATTAAGCCACACCTATTTTGATTTAAATGGTGAACGGTTAGCCGGTGTCGAAGTTGACCGGGAAAAATGTCTGGCAGCCCGGCTCAGCCGCACACCGATGTGA